The segment GGTTTCGGTCATGCTAAGTCCCCCCGGTGGCGGGACACGCGTCCCGCCGGTTGTGCGGTCGCGGAAGGGCGGGCCCGGTGGCTCGGCCACGGCCCGCCCCGATGGCCGGAACTCTGGTTCGGCCGAAGGTCCACGGTCAACGCTTAGCGTCGCGGATCTTGTTGATCGCCTCGCTCGCGGTCTCCTTCGCCTTGTCCTTGGCTTTCTCCGCGGCTTCCTTGACCTGGCTCTTCGCCTGGTCCTTCATTCCGTCGGCCTGCATGGACTCATTGCCGGTCGCCTTGCCGATGCCTTCTTTGGCCTTGCCAACGGCATCGTCGACGTGCTTGTCGTGATCCGCCACGACTTCACCCCCATGCACTGATCTGACGGGAAAGCCCGTCATTCGCATTCGTCATGCGGTGGGGGTTATTTCGCGGATCACCCAATCGGAACCCCAAGGAAGGCTCCAGTCTCGGTCAGCGCACCATCACGGCGCGCCGTTCCGGCGTCCGGACGGCCGGTGGTCCCGGGGTTTCAGGACCCGCTGGTGGGGGCGGCCGGCTCGGCGGTGGATCCGGTGATCTGGACGGACGAGGAACGATGTGCCTCGGCGCGCGCCATGCGGCGCTCGACCACCATGCCGAGGACCGGGATGGTACCGACGAGGGCGACGCCCAGCGTCCTGCCCGCACCCCAGCGTCGGCTGAGCGCCAGCCACAGCACGACGACGACATACGCCATGTAGGCGTAGCCGTGCGGCATGGCGATCGGGAGCATCAGACCGCTCTCCGCACCGAACAACTGCTCCGTCCCGGCCGGGGCGGACACCAGCGAGAACGCCGCGTCGTCCCCGATCAGGTACTTGGCGGGCATGGCGACGAAGGTCAGGAGGACCAACAGCACGCCGGTGACGTACGCCAAAACCTGGTAGGTCAGGAAAACCGCACGTCCGGAGGAGGGTTTCGCGTCCATAGCCCCAGGCTACGGCCATGTTCCGTCAGGCGCGCACCGCCCTGCCCGGACTCTTCCACTGCCCGTCGGACCGGGTGGTCCACGCCTGGGGGATGGTCCGAAGCGCGAGGAAGGAGTCGACGAGCCGGAACCCGAGGAAGAAGAGACCGTAGACGAGATAGGCGGGACGCCCCCGGATGGTGGCCATGACACACGTGAGCACGTAGTCGGGAACGAACAGGCCGCTGGCCAACACCACGAGCGGGAGCAACAACGTCACCTGGTCGTACCCGGCGGCGTACCAGGAGCTCTCGAGCACCGCTCCGTTGGTGAGCGGCGGCAGCGCCGTGAACACGGCGAGGACGGCGGTCGTGATGAGCACGACCGACACCAGCAGCAGCTCCAGGATGTAGAAGAAGAGCGCGAACCAGAAGAAGCTCGGCCACACACCGTGGCGACGGATGGTCTGCCAGAAACCCAGGGACCACCGCCGTACCTGGCTCAGGTAGTCGTTGAGGTTGTAGGGGTCCTGACACACGGCCCGCGTTCGGGGCCGCATGGAGATGCGCCCCAGCGCCTTGCGGTGAACCTCGAAGGTCATGTTGAAGTCCTCGATCACCAAGCCCTGTGGGTTGATGTCGATTCGGCGCAGCGCGGAGGTGCGGTACAGGCTCGCGAACCCCGGAACGATCGGGGGAACGCTGGTGAACCGCCAGGTCTGACCGAACCGGATCAGGTACTGCAGCATGAAGTACAACCGGTCCCGGTACGCCGAGATCGCGCGGCCGACGAGACTGCGTTCCTGCGGGTTCCACTCGGCGACCACGAATCCCGCCACGGCGGCGACCTTGGGGTCGCGCAGTTGGGCCTTGGCACCGCGAACGTAGTTCTCGTCCAGCTCGGTGTCGGCGTCGAGGATCACGACGCCGTCGTAGCGCTCCACCAGTTGGAACTCGGTGATCAGCGCCTCAATCGCACCGGCCTTCCCACGGTTGGTGAGGAGCTCCAGGATGTTGACCCCGGTCTGGGCCGCGATGTCCGCGGTGTAGTCCCTGGAACTGTCCGACACCACGTAGATGTCCCGCCGGTCGAACAGGCGCAGCGCGGACCGGATCGCCGCGTTGATGACCGGTTCCTCGTTGTGCGCCGCGATGATCACCGACAGGGTGATGTCGGCGTTGGGGTCGGCCTCCCCGTCATGGCCCGACGGCTCGGGACGCACCAGGGTCGCCGTCGGCGCGCCGCCGGAGCTCATCTCCGTCGACTCGCCGGTCGCGGACATCATGAGCACCGGGGCCGTTCCTCCGCGTCGGTGCCGTCCGGTGGAGGCGACCTGGGCACCGCGCTCCCCGCGGAGGCGTCGTATCAGGGCCCGGGTTCCGTCGTCACCGCAACGCACCAGGCCGACCATCGCCCACACCGCGAGGTTGACGCCCAACGCCAGCCAGAAGAAGAGCACCGGGGTGGACTGCGCCCCCAGGGTCGCGATGGCGAAGGACGCCCACTGCCAGGCGAGGACGACAGCCACCGTCGCGGCGATCAGGGCACCGACCGAACGGCCGATGACTCTCGCAGTGCGCACTCACAACTCCCCACTCACCCGTCCCGCGCATGGCGGGGCCAAATTCGACAGGATTAGACTCGCAGCGCGATGACAACGGGTGATCGCGGAGTGGTCACGCCGCCGCGGCCATTCGCGCGTACCACGGCGCGCCCGGAGTGTCACCCGGATCCGGATGCCGATGAACCGGCGCACACATAAGCGATCATGACACCGCCCCAATGATCAGCCGAAACACCTGACAATTCAGTGAACAGTAGTGTACTTATGGTGGGGCCGTGTTGCATGACGACGATTCCCGTGTCGTGGACATGACCTTACCGACCGCATCTACCGGGAGGATTCCACCGTGCGTGTGGCCATTCACCAGCCGCACTACCTGCCGTGGCTGGGGCTGATCGACAAGATCGACCGTAGTGACCTGTTCGTCCACCTCGATCATGTCCAATACGAGCGGCGCGGGTGGCAGAACCGCAACTATATCGCGGCCAAGGGCGGCCCGGTCATGCTCACTGTGCCGGTTGTGCAGCACAGCAGGGGCGAGCTGATCAAGGACAAGCAGATCGACACCGCCCAGGGGTGGATCGAGAAACACCGACGCGCTATCGCCCATTTTTGCTACCGAAACGCCCCTTATTGGCCGGAACTCGGTCAGGATATCGTCGGAATATACGATCGCGAGTGGACCAATCTCGCCGAGCTTGCGATTACCTCGACTGATCTTATCCTGAAACAGTTTGGCGTGAACACGCCGTGCGTGCGCAGCAGTGAACTGGGGGAGTTCACGGGACAGAAGAGCGAACTCATCGCACAGATCGCCGCGAAGGTGGGCGCGACCGCCATGCTGTCCGGCGACGGGGCCCGCGGGTACATGGACGAAGACGTCTTCAGGGAGCTGGGTGTCACTTTGGAATGGCAGAACTTTCAACATCCGACCTACACGCAGTTCTGCCGTGCGGAGGATGAATTCCTGCCTCGAATGGCGGCCATCGATCTCCTCCTGAACAAGGGACCAGATGGCATCAATCTCCTGCGCGCGGCCCGCGCGGAGTCGTAGGGCTCCCACCCTGGGAGACCCTGGGCGGACCGTCACGGTCCCATCCCCCAACTCTTCTCAATCGAGGACGGAGCGTATGACGATCGACTGGGCCCAGCAACGCATCCTCATCCTGTCGCCACACCCCGACGACGAGACCCTGGGATGCGGCGGCCTCATCGCGAAGGCGAAGGAACTCGGCGCGGAGGTCTACGTCCAGTTCCTCACGGTCGGCGACACCCGGGACTACTCCGCGGCCGGGCTGTCCACCGCCCAGGAACGCCACGGCGAGATCAAGCGGGTCGCCGACTTCTTCGGCTGGGACGGGTGGGAGATCTCCTTCCCGGGCAACGAGTACCACCTGCGCCTGGACCAGATCCCACGGGTCGACCTGTCCAACATGATCGAACGGGACAGCCCGCTCTCCATCGCGGAACTCGAACCGTCGATCGTCATCACCACCCACCGAACGAGCTACAACCAGGACCACCAGGTCGCCGCCGAGGCGCTGCACACCGCCACCCGGCCCTCCAACCGGTCCGTCCGGCACCATCCACAGATGGTCCTGGCCTTCGAGGAAGCCGCCGACCAGTGGCGCTACGACGCCGCCCCCACGCCGAACCTGCTGGTTGAACTGGAGGAGCGCCACGTCGCCGCCAAGCTCGAGGGAATGCGGCAGTACGGGACCCAGATGCACGACCATCCGCACACCCGGTCCGAACAGACCCTGCGCAGTCTTGCTCTCCTGCGGGGCATGCAGGCGGGAACCCCCTTCGCCGAAGGTTTCCACTGTCTGCGTTGGTTGACCTGACCTGGTCCGCCGACGACCACGTAGAGAAAGAGAGGCAAGCGTTGAGAGCCGTCGTGACGGGCGGAGCCGGATTCATCGGCTCGCATCTGTGTGACCATCTGATCTCCCAAGGCCATCAGGTCGTGGTGCTCGACGACCTGTCGACAGGGTCGGCCGACAACCTCCCCGCCGGGGAGAACGTCGAGCTCGTCCGGGGGTCCGTCCTGGACCGGGACCTGGTCGACTCGGTGATCCGCGACAGTGACGTGGTGTACCATCTCGCGGCCGCGGTCGGTGTCCACAACATTGTGGACAAGCCACTGGAATCGCTGCGCATCAACCTCGACGGCACCGAGAACGTGGTCGAGGCGGCCGTCCAGCACCGCGCGCCGTTCATGATCGCCTCCACCAGTGAGGTCTACGGCAAGAACGACGCCGACGGATTGCGGGAGGACGCGGTCCGGGTTCTAGGCTCGCCGCTGCTGAGCCGATGGTCCTACGCCGCGGCCAAGGGCATCGACGAGCTCCTCGGGTACGTCCACAGCACCGAGAGCGGCGTCCCCTGCGTGATCGTGCGCTTCTTCAACATCGTCGGCCCGCGCCAGACCGGCCGATACGGGATGGTGGTGCCTCGGTTCGTCACCCAGGCGTTGGCCAACGAGCCCATCACCGTCTTCGGGGACGGGACACAACGCCGTTGCTTCGGATCGGTGCACGACGTGGTCCCCGCGATCACCGAGTTGATGCGGACCCCCGCGGCCTACGGACGGGCCGTGAACCTCGGCGGACACGAGGAAGTCTCGATCAAGGGACTCGCGGATCGCATCCGGGAGCTCACCTCGTCCACCAGTGAGACGACGTTCGTGCCCTACGAGGACGCCTACGGGTCGGGTTACGAGGACATGCAACGCCGGATGCCCGACACCGGGCTGGCGCGCGAGCTGATCGGTTTCGAGCCCAAGTACGGACTCGACGACATCATCCGCTCCATCACCGACGCGCGCTGACGTCCCGCCCGGACGGCGGCGGCCCGGGGGCCGGGGAACTGGCTGTCACACCAGTGCGGCGACGCCGACGGTGACGGCCAGTCCACCGACCATGAGGCTCAACACCACGACCTGCCACCGGGGGGCCGGCCGCGCCGCCGCGGAAGGCCGGGCCAGGGTTGCGCGCCAACGCCGACGCACGGAGACCCCGATGACGACGGTCGTCGCCGCGGCGACGGTCAGCGGCAACACGGCGGCGACGTGGGAGGCGGTGGGGGCGACGTCGGTGATCCCGGCGGCGGAGAGCAGGGAGACCACGAGCAGGAGCACCAGGGTCCGCTGCCACGCCAGATAGGTGCGTTCCGGCTGGAGTCCCGGGTCACGCGGTGCCCTCGGAGTCATCCGGCGAGGTTCCCCACGATGACCAGCACGCACACCACGAGCACCGCGACAGAGGTCACCACCGGCAACGCGCTGACCGGCAACGGCGCGTCCCGGCGCATCGCCCGCTGAACCCGGATCCAGCGGAAGGGGGCGATGCCCGCGATCACGATGGACAACACGGCCAGGGCGAGACCGACAGAGGTGCGCAGGCCCGGACCCCACTCGAGGGGCACCAGGCTCAACACCGCCACCGCGCCGGCCAACAGCGCCAACGCCGTGCGGATCCACGCCAGGAACGTCCGCTCGTTGGCAAGGGTGAAGCGATAGTCGGGTTCGTGCTCCTCGGCGTCGGCACGCCCACCTGTCCCGTTCACCCGTACCCCTCCTCACTGGTCCCGGCCCCCGCGGGCCACGAAGGCACGCACCAGCCTAGACAGCGCGGAGCCACTGATGATCACCGGCGTACCCCAACTCGCGGGGCCCCGGAACACCGTCGTGACGCCGGTCACGACCGCGGCGACGTCCAGACGGCCGCACCCCCACCAGCGGCCCAAACGCCCGCGATGGTGGAAAACTCTGCCCCGCCCCCACTGGTAAGGAACAATGTGGCGGGCCAAGACGCTCTAGGGGAGCGAGACACGCCACAACAGGAGGATTACAGTGCCAACCGTCGAGCTGACAAAAGACAACTTCGACGAGCAGCTCACGAACAACGACTTCGTGCTGATCGACTTCTGGGCCGGATGGTGCGGCCCCTGCCGGCAGTTCGCCCCGGTGTACGAGCAGGCCTCGGACCAGCACTCCGACATCGTGTTCGCCAAGGTGGACACCGAGGACCAGCAGGAGCTCGCGGCGAGCTTCGACATCACGTCGATCCCGACCCTGATGGTCGTCCGGGACCGTACCGTGATCTACAACCAGGCTGGTGCCCTCCCGGCCGACGCACTGGAGAACCTCATCTCACAGGCACGCGAGCTCGACATGGACGAGGTCCGCAAGGACATCGCACGCCGGCAGGCCAACGGTGAGGCGGAGTGACCCCACGGGCTCAACGACGTGCGATGTAGACCACGTCGGGTTCGCCCCGCGCGACCTCGGTCTCTTCTCGGCGCACGGTCCCGAACCGGGAACGCAGCGTCGTCTCGAACCGCGGTGTGGGGGCCGCGCTCCAGAAGCTCACGACGCCCGTGGGTGCCATGATCCGCAGCAACTGGTCCATGGCCTCGGCCTCGTAGAGACGCTGGTTGCCGTCGACGACGGTCCACTCCGGTCCGTTGTCGACGTCCATGCACAGCACGTCGTACTCGTCGCCAGATCGGACCGCGGCCCCGATCCAGTCGACGATGTTCGCGCACTCCACCCGGCAGCGCGAGTCGTCCAGGGCACGATCGGTCACCGCGGCCAACGGGCCGGAGTGCCACCCGATGATCCGAGGTTCCCACTCGACCACGAGTACGCGTGAGACGCGAGGATCATCGAGCGCGGCCCGCACCGAGAATCCCGCTCCCAGACCGGCGATCAGGACCCTGACCCCCCGCTGGTGCGCGGGCAGCTCGTCCAACGCTCGCTGGACCAGTGCCCGCTCTGAGCGACCGTCCCTGGTGTCCATCAGGAACACGCCGTTGCTGATGATCTCGTAGGCGG is part of the Spiractinospora alimapuensis genome and harbors:
- a CDS encoding WbqC family protein, producing the protein MRVAIHQPHYLPWLGLIDKIDRSDLFVHLDHVQYERRGWQNRNYIAAKGGPVMLTVPVVQHSRGELIKDKQIDTAQGWIEKHRRAIAHFCYRNAPYWPELGQDIVGIYDREWTNLAELAITSTDLILKQFGVNTPCVRSSELGEFTGQKSELIAQIAAKVGATAMLSGDGARGYMDEDVFRELGVTLEWQNFQHPTYTQFCRAEDEFLPRMAAIDLLLNKGPDGINLLRAARAES
- a CDS encoding DUF202 domain-containing protein; translated protein: MTPRAPRDPGLQPERTYLAWQRTLVLLLVVSLLSAAGITDVAPTASHVAAVLPLTVAAATTVVIGVSVRRRWRATLARPSAAARPAPRWQVVVLSLMVGGLAVTVGVAALV
- a CDS encoding glycosyltransferase family 2 protein yields the protein MRTARVIGRSVGALIAATVAVVLAWQWASFAIATLGAQSTPVLFFWLALGVNLAVWAMVGLVRCGDDGTRALIRRLRGERGAQVASTGRHRRGGTAPVLMMSATGESTEMSSGGAPTATLVRPEPSGHDGEADPNADITLSVIIAAHNEEPVINAAIRSALRLFDRRDIYVVSDSSRDYTADIAAQTGVNILELLTNRGKAGAIEALITEFQLVERYDGVVILDADTELDENYVRGAKAQLRDPKVAAVAGFVVAEWNPQERSLVGRAISAYRDRLYFMLQYLIRFGQTWRFTSVPPIVPGFASLYRTSALRRIDINPQGLVIEDFNMTFEVHRKALGRISMRPRTRAVCQDPYNLNDYLSQVRRWSLGFWQTIRRHGVWPSFFWFALFFYILELLLVSVVLITTAVLAVFTALPPLTNGAVLESSWYAAGYDQVTLLLPLVVLASGLFVPDYVLTCVMATIRGRPAYLVYGLFFLGFRLVDSFLALRTIPQAWTTRSDGQWKSPGRAVRA
- a CDS encoding spermidine synthase family protein, whose protein sequence is MIEQPEVLDRAHGVSGGELVLRRVGPAYEIISNGVFLMDTRDGRSERALVQRALDELPAHQRGVRVLIAGLGAGFSVRAALDDPRVSRVLVVEWEPRIIGWHSGPLAAVTDRALDDSRCRVECANIVDWIGAAVRSGDEYDVLCMDVDNGPEWTVVDGNQRLYEAEAMDQLLRIMAPTGVVSFWSAAPTPRFETTLRSRFGTVRREETEVARGEPDVVYIARR
- a CDS encoding DUF3817 domain-containing protein encodes the protein MDAKPSSGRAVFLTYQVLAYVTGVLLVLLTFVAMPAKYLIGDDAAFSLVSAPAGTEQLFGAESGLMLPIAMPHGYAYMAYVVVVLWLALSRRWGAGRTLGVALVGTIPVLGMVVERRMARAEAHRSSSVQITGSTAEPAAPTSGS
- a CDS encoding YidH family protein, giving the protein MNGTGGRADAEEHEPDYRFTLANERTFLAWIRTALALLAGAVAVLSLVPLEWGPGLRTSVGLALAVLSIVIAGIAPFRWIRVQRAMRRDAPLPVSALPVVTSVAVLVVCVLVIVGNLAG
- a CDS encoding CsbD family protein, producing MADHDKHVDDAVGKAKEGIGKATGNESMQADGMKDQAKSQVKEAAEKAKDKAKETASEAINKIRDAKR
- a CDS encoding PIG-L deacetylase family protein: MTIDWAQQRILILSPHPDDETLGCGGLIAKAKELGAEVYVQFLTVGDTRDYSAAGLSTAQERHGEIKRVADFFGWDGWEISFPGNEYHLRLDQIPRVDLSNMIERDSPLSIAELEPSIVITTHRTSYNQDHQVAAEALHTATRPSNRSVRHHPQMVLAFEEAADQWRYDAAPTPNLLVELEERHVAAKLEGMRQYGTQMHDHPHTRSEQTLRSLALLRGMQAGTPFAEGFHCLRWLT
- a CDS encoding NAD-dependent epimerase/dehydratase family protein; protein product: MRAVVTGGAGFIGSHLCDHLISQGHQVVVLDDLSTGSADNLPAGENVELVRGSVLDRDLVDSVIRDSDVVYHLAAAVGVHNIVDKPLESLRINLDGTENVVEAAVQHRAPFMIASTSEVYGKNDADGLREDAVRVLGSPLLSRWSYAAAKGIDELLGYVHSTESGVPCVIVRFFNIVGPRQTGRYGMVVPRFVTQALANEPITVFGDGTQRRCFGSVHDVVPAITELMRTPAAYGRAVNLGGHEEVSIKGLADRIRELTSSTSETTFVPYEDAYGSGYEDMQRRMPDTGLARELIGFEPKYGLDDIIRSITDAR
- the trxA gene encoding thioredoxin encodes the protein MPTVELTKDNFDEQLTNNDFVLIDFWAGWCGPCRQFAPVYEQASDQHSDIVFAKVDTEDQQELAASFDITSIPTLMVVRDRTVIYNQAGALPADALENLISQARELDMDEVRKDIARRQANGEAE